One stretch of Cryptosporangium aurantiacum DNA includes these proteins:
- a CDS encoding ABC transporter substrate-binding protein, which produces MTTPAEPRALRPWDRHPHRIGVINDFPGVAGSLADDWFDGIRLAVDEASEHGLLDRPVELVRRDVYGHPYQSGLPMAAAYRELVAEEQVLGVIGPMKSDDSLSVRGEVERLAVPLISMCGSASMVGPRVFVLNQGSLMDEPPFMLRWMRRHGIDTCAVLAENNQIGHEYLLGFMADMAEFGVSVVSLSTQVPVDATVDRLAEEFRRFAAARPQALVYLGLGHNNTRLNPALDESGWAPPVKLMTTAFVTASMGERWANALDGWVGVDQFHEDNPEFVGFVERFEKVYGRRPANAMAPCGFDLGATMARGLARARFRMPEAVADGLERVRLLPAAAGAPGTYITLGPWEHRGYRGDYLVMRRSVGGRTELA; this is translated from the coding sequence GTGACCACACCGGCCGAGCCGCGCGCACTGCGGCCGTGGGACCGCCATCCGCACCGGATCGGCGTGATCAACGACTTCCCCGGCGTCGCGGGTTCGCTCGCCGACGACTGGTTCGACGGCATCCGCCTCGCGGTCGACGAGGCTTCCGAGCACGGACTGCTGGACCGGCCGGTCGAACTGGTTCGCCGGGACGTCTACGGCCACCCCTACCAATCCGGGCTGCCGATGGCCGCGGCTTACCGGGAGCTGGTGGCCGAGGAACAGGTGCTGGGGGTGATCGGTCCGATGAAGTCGGACGACAGCCTCTCGGTACGCGGCGAGGTCGAGCGCCTGGCCGTACCCCTGATCTCCATGTGCGGCAGCGCCTCCATGGTGGGGCCACGGGTGTTCGTGCTGAACCAGGGCAGTTTGATGGACGAGCCTCCGTTCATGTTGCGCTGGATGCGCCGGCACGGGATCGACACCTGCGCGGTGCTGGCGGAGAACAACCAGATCGGCCACGAGTACCTGCTCGGATTCATGGCCGACATGGCCGAGTTCGGCGTCTCGGTCGTGTCGCTCTCCACCCAGGTTCCGGTCGACGCGACCGTCGACCGGCTCGCGGAGGAGTTCCGACGGTTCGCCGCCGCCCGGCCGCAGGCCCTGGTGTACCTGGGCCTGGGACACAACAACACCCGCCTGAACCCGGCGCTCGACGAGAGCGGCTGGGCTCCGCCAGTGAAGTTGATGACCACCGCGTTCGTCACCGCGTCAATGGGGGAGCGGTGGGCGAACGCGTTGGACGGCTGGGTCGGGGTCGACCAGTTCCACGAGGACAACCCCGAGTTCGTCGGCTTCGTCGAGCGGTTCGAGAAGGTGTACGGCCGGCGCCCGGCGAACGCGATGGCGCCGTGCGGCTTCGACCTCGGAGCCACCATGGCCCGCGGGCTCGCGCGGGCCCGGTTCCGGATGCCCGAGGCGGTCGCGGACGGTCTGGAGAGAGTCCGGCTCCTGCCCGCCGCCGCCGGTGCGCCCGGCACCTACATCACGCTGGGCCCCTGGGAACACCGCGGCTATCGCGGGGACTACCTGGTGATGCGGCGCTCCGTGGGTGGGCGTACCGAGCTCGCCTGA
- a CDS encoding amidohydrolase family protein, which yields MPLQPDMKLISTDDHLVEHPRVWADRLPRKWLAEGPRIVEEPSVEDPSAPPAQVWHYAGQRYPSIGLNAVAGKSPDQFGVDPVRFDEMIPGCYDPKARLADMDLDGVWGALCFPSFPGFAGTVFLHRGPEELRLACVRAYNDYVLDEWCAAAPDRLLPLVILPLWDVDACVAEIHRTAAKGAKAIGFPENPVPRGLPSFHTDHWDPVFRAATQTGMPLAIHFGSSGQAPTTAPEAPMAVMITLFGCNSMYAASDLLFSPVLHKHPELKFGLSEGGIGWIPYLMERADYVWEKHRWYQNIDSRVRPSELFRKHFHGCFIDDDFGVEQRHRIGVETITWECDYPHSDSHWPHSRKRAEQAFRDVPDDEVRMMVETNTRRLYNFPG from the coding sequence GTGCCGCTGCAGCCGGACATGAAGCTGATCTCCACCGACGACCATCTCGTCGAGCACCCGCGCGTCTGGGCCGACCGGCTGCCACGCAAGTGGCTCGCGGAGGGTCCGCGAATCGTCGAGGAGCCCTCGGTCGAAGACCCGTCCGCACCACCGGCGCAGGTCTGGCACTACGCCGGTCAGCGTTATCCGTCCATCGGACTGAACGCGGTGGCGGGCAAGAGCCCGGACCAGTTCGGCGTGGATCCGGTGCGCTTCGACGAGATGATCCCGGGCTGTTACGACCCCAAAGCCCGGCTGGCCGACATGGATCTCGACGGGGTGTGGGGCGCGTTGTGCTTCCCGTCCTTCCCCGGATTCGCGGGCACGGTGTTCCTGCATCGCGGTCCGGAGGAACTGCGCCTCGCGTGCGTCCGCGCCTACAACGACTACGTGCTCGACGAGTGGTGCGCCGCCGCGCCGGACCGGCTGCTTCCCCTTGTCATCCTGCCGCTCTGGGACGTCGACGCGTGCGTCGCCGAGATCCACCGGACGGCCGCCAAGGGGGCGAAGGCGATCGGCTTTCCGGAGAATCCGGTTCCGCGCGGCCTGCCGTCCTTCCACACCGACCACTGGGACCCCGTCTTCCGGGCCGCCACCCAGACCGGGATGCCGCTGGCGATCCACTTCGGCAGTTCCGGCCAAGCGCCGACGACCGCACCCGAGGCGCCGATGGCCGTGATGATCACGCTGTTCGGCTGCAACTCCATGTACGCGGCGTCGGACCTGCTGTTCTCGCCCGTGCTCCACAAGCACCCGGAGCTGAAGTTCGGGCTGTCCGAAGGGGGGATCGGCTGGATCCCCTACCTGATGGAGCGGGCGGACTACGTCTGGGAGAAGCACCGCTGGTACCAGAACATCGACTCCCGCGTGCGGCCGTCGGAGCTGTTCCGCAAGCATTTCCACGGCTGCTTCATCGACGACGACTTCGGCGTGGAGCAGCGGCACCGGATCGGCGTGGAAACCATCACCTGGGAGTGTGACTACCCGCACTCCGACTCGCACTGGCCGCACAGTCGCAAGCGCGCCGAGCAAGCCTTCCGGGACGTGCCGGACGACGAGGTGCGGATGATGGTCGAGACCAACACCCGCCGGCTCTACAACTTCCCGGGCTAG
- a CDS encoding cytochrome P450, with product MGRELAELPRIEWRPEYAEDPVPHFVRGYETVGPLFGLNVPNANPGMVFLIGAEANELVLKDVDTFQWGPVYAPVRKVWGEEALVALDGPPHRSWRKTMQPGVTGGALMRQFGMMREVIAKHLDGWADRAVAVDDALRHMIFEVAARAFCGITDVGLMREFTTEYERMMAAGTDPMVDASFGMDGEAGARVRGMLRPLIASARDRGTQDNVLEVLATTADETGAPLDPEAIAAQVLVLMLAGHETTASVSSFLLWLLGAHPEQSQRVREEIDTLPDETSVGILRRSPYLNDVLMETERLYPPLPIIGRAVSRDVEFAGFTIPAGTFIQLSPAATHRLPELFADPDMFDPDRFAEPRAEHRRHRYALIGFAGGPRVCLGMPFAKVEMGELLVQVYRRFDFTAVNQNPPRIHRGQTAVPGEPIEITFTTRAPSLVA from the coding sequence ATGGGTAGGGAGCTCGCCGAGTTGCCCCGGATCGAGTGGCGGCCCGAGTACGCCGAGGACCCCGTACCGCATTTCGTGCGGGGGTACGAGACTGTCGGTCCGCTGTTCGGCCTGAACGTGCCGAACGCCAACCCCGGCATGGTCTTCCTGATCGGAGCCGAGGCCAACGAACTCGTCCTGAAGGACGTCGACACGTTCCAGTGGGGACCGGTGTACGCCCCCGTCCGGAAGGTGTGGGGCGAGGAGGCGCTGGTCGCGCTCGACGGTCCGCCCCACCGCAGCTGGCGCAAAACGATGCAGCCCGGGGTCACCGGCGGTGCACTCATGCGGCAGTTCGGGATGATGCGCGAGGTCATCGCCAAGCACCTCGACGGCTGGGCCGACCGCGCGGTGGCCGTGGACGACGCGCTGCGCCACATGATCTTCGAGGTCGCCGCGCGGGCGTTCTGCGGGATCACCGACGTGGGGCTCATGCGCGAGTTCACCACCGAGTACGAGCGGATGATGGCGGCGGGCACCGATCCGATGGTCGACGCGTCCTTCGGGATGGACGGCGAAGCCGGTGCGCGGGTCCGGGGAATGCTGCGACCGCTGATCGCGAGCGCCCGGGACCGTGGGACGCAGGACAACGTACTCGAGGTGCTGGCGACCACGGCAGACGAGACGGGCGCTCCGCTCGACCCGGAGGCGATCGCCGCGCAGGTCCTCGTGCTGATGCTCGCCGGGCACGAGACGACGGCCTCGGTCTCGTCGTTCCTGCTGTGGCTGCTCGGCGCACATCCGGAGCAGTCGCAGCGCGTGCGGGAGGAGATCGACACGCTGCCGGACGAGACCAGCGTGGGGATCCTCCGGCGCAGCCCGTACCTCAACGACGTGCTGATGGAGACCGAACGTCTCTACCCTCCGTTGCCGATCATCGGCCGGGCGGTGTCCCGGGACGTCGAGTTCGCCGGATTCACCATCCCCGCCGGAACGTTCATCCAGCTCTCACCCGCGGCCACCCACCGGCTCCCGGAACTGTTCGCCGACCCGGACATGTTCGATCCGGACCGGTTCGCGGAGCCGCGCGCCGAGCACCGGCGTCACCGGTACGCCCTGATCGGGTTCGCCGGCGGGCCCCGAGTGTGCCTGGGAATGCCGTTCGCCAAGGTCGAGATGGGCGAGCTACTGGTCCAGGTCTACCGCCGCTTCGACTTCACCGCCGTCAACCAGAACCCGCCCCGGATCCACCGCGGGCAGACCGCGGTGCCGGGCGAACCCATCGAGATCACGTTCACCACCCGGGCACCCAGCCTGGTGGCGTGA
- a CDS encoding acyl-CoA thioesterase domain-containing protein, with the protein MTFHGIGERLPTLVPDGPAHLGTVPPFWAFAGRAFGGFSSAAALTGAAAFAPSGSVALAARISFVSPTLVGPFRIEATDVRLGRSSSAVNVRLTQDGQTRVTLASWFVRPDLLPAPEPTPPPRADPSACPGTWRDTKNAFDSAFERRTIHFPATSDAFALHGPRVELWIRRSGGPPPDAVSRQADDLMLFDAHLAETVIEGLHADRTRSFSIDLSVTWAGGPWIRSATPEGADDGGDAWRRLTTVGSAAGRIGTSGGTLTDVSGSTIATATQLVAVGPPRSDEGGRKR; encoded by the coding sequence GTGACGTTCCATGGCATCGGGGAGCGACTCCCCACGCTCGTCCCGGACGGCCCCGCACACCTCGGGACGGTGCCGCCGTTCTGGGCCTTCGCCGGACGCGCGTTCGGCGGATTCAGCTCCGCGGCGGCCCTCACCGGCGCCGCCGCGTTCGCACCATCGGGCTCGGTCGCGCTCGCCGCCCGGATCTCGTTCGTCTCCCCCACGCTGGTCGGACCGTTCCGGATCGAGGCGACCGACGTCCGGCTCGGCCGTTCCTCGAGCGCGGTCAACGTCCGGCTCACCCAGGACGGCCAGACGCGCGTGACCCTCGCGTCGTGGTTCGTCCGGCCGGACCTGCTCCCCGCTCCGGAGCCCACCCCGCCGCCGCGGGCCGACCCGTCCGCGTGCCCCGGCACCTGGCGGGACACGAAGAACGCCTTCGACAGCGCCTTCGAGCGACGGACGATCCACTTCCCCGCGACGTCCGACGCGTTCGCACTCCACGGGCCGCGGGTAGAGCTGTGGATCCGACGATCGGGCGGCCCGCCTCCGGACGCGGTGAGTCGCCAGGCGGACGATCTGATGCTGTTCGACGCTCACTTGGCCGAGACCGTCATCGAGGGCCTGCACGCGGATCGCACCCGCTCGTTCAGCATCGATCTGTCGGTGACCTGGGCGGGCGGCCCGTGGATCCGGTCCGCCACACCGGAGGGCGCGGACGACGGAGGTGACGCCTGGCGACGCCTGACCACCGTCGGGTCGGCCGCCGGCCGCATCGGAACCTCCGGCGGAACCCTCACCGACGTCTCCGGCTCCACGATCGCGACGGCGACGCAACTCGTCGCCGTCGGTCCCCCGCGCTCGGACGAAGGAGGACGGAAGCGATGA
- a CDS encoding CaiB/BaiF CoA transferase family protein, producing MTKVFEGIRVLELATWGYIPSAGVALADWGAEVIKIEHPAHGDPMRGLVLSGLAGADVDFMFQLMSRGKRSVGLDLTRPEAREVLLALAATVDVFLTNYLPPVRRKLGVDVDDLRAANPRLIYAKGSGLGPQGAEADVGGFDFASYWARGGLAFVSDTGLENGPPPMPGGAFGDLQAGLYTAGGVAGALFHRERTGQAPVVDTSLLGAAVWATAPHIAASGLYGIDAAPRPQHDRPPNVLSNTYATADGRHVTLVMLESDRFWAPLMEVVGRRDLADDPRFADAAARRENNTACVRELEAIFAARPLDEWRDVLSRQRGVWSVVQSPREVAADPQVRANGYTRTLPLDGGRTVDVVTPPIQFDGARPDPVPAPALGADTELVLLESGLDWDRIAALKEAGAIT from the coding sequence ATGACGAAGGTGTTCGAGGGCATCCGGGTACTCGAGCTCGCGACCTGGGGATACATCCCGTCCGCCGGGGTAGCGCTGGCGGATTGGGGCGCCGAGGTCATCAAGATCGAGCATCCGGCCCACGGAGATCCGATGCGCGGCCTGGTGCTCTCCGGATTGGCCGGCGCCGACGTCGACTTCATGTTCCAGCTGATGAGCCGGGGCAAACGCAGCGTCGGGCTGGACCTCACCCGACCCGAGGCACGGGAGGTGCTGCTCGCACTGGCGGCCACCGTCGACGTCTTCCTGACCAACTACCTGCCGCCGGTGCGCCGCAAGCTCGGCGTCGACGTGGACGACCTGCGGGCGGCGAATCCCCGGCTCATCTATGCCAAGGGCAGCGGGCTGGGTCCCCAGGGCGCGGAGGCGGATGTCGGTGGCTTCGACTTCGCCTCCTACTGGGCACGCGGTGGACTGGCCTTCGTCTCCGACACGGGCCTCGAGAACGGGCCACCGCCGATGCCGGGTGGCGCGTTCGGCGATCTGCAGGCCGGTCTGTACACCGCCGGTGGGGTGGCGGGGGCGCTGTTCCACCGGGAGCGCACCGGACAGGCACCGGTCGTCGACACCAGCCTCCTCGGCGCGGCCGTCTGGGCGACCGCGCCCCACATCGCGGCGTCCGGCCTGTACGGGATCGACGCGGCTCCCCGGCCGCAGCACGATCGGCCGCCCAACGTGCTCTCCAACACCTACGCCACGGCGGACGGCAGGCACGTCACTCTCGTGATGCTCGAATCCGACCGGTTCTGGGCACCGCTGATGGAGGTCGTCGGAAGGCGCGACCTGGCCGACGACCCCCGGTTCGCCGACGCCGCCGCCCGTCGGGAGAACAACACCGCCTGCGTCCGCGAGCTGGAGGCGATCTTCGCCGCCCGTCCGCTGGACGAGTGGCGGGACGTCCTGAGCAGGCAACGCGGAGTCTGGTCGGTCGTCCAGTCCCCACGGGAAGTCGCGGCCGACCCGCAGGTCCGGGCCAACGGCTACACCCGCACGCTGCCGCTCGACGGCGGACGCACGGTCGACGTCGTCACCCCGCCGATCCAGTTCGACGGCGCCCGGCCCGACCCCGTCCCCGCCCCCGCGCTCGGCGCCGACACGGAGTTGGTGCTGCTGGAATCGGGCCTGGACTGGGACCGGATCGCCGCGCTCAAGGAGGCCGGGGCGATCACCTGA
- a CDS encoding acyl-CoA dehydrogenase family protein → MDLALTAAERDFREQVRSWLAEHVPKQARPLDLAERREYDLAWQRTQYDGGWAGIAWPTEYGGRGLDLLEQMIWYEEYARAEAPPLGTCFVGLAHAGPTLISRATAAQKAAYLPPILRGEHIWCQGFSEPGAGSDLASLSTRAVVDGDDLVVNGTKIWTSYASVADYQELLVRTDPQAPKHRGISWVVCDMRSPGITIRPIPTLNGELDFCEVFYDDVRIPLANVVGEINAGWSVAMSTLSFERGTAFMAEQIELARQVEDLLDAARVLPGPDGARPAISDDGIARELARVRAEVASLRAMTYLGISRIARSGAPGPEGSMLRYHYSTVWQRVYRLAMDVVGDGAVLGGRDGDGRWTHAYLNSLRSTIAAGTKDIQRTIIAERVLGLPRAS, encoded by the coding sequence GTGGACCTCGCGCTGACCGCGGCGGAACGCGACTTCCGGGAACAGGTGCGCTCCTGGCTCGCCGAACACGTACCCAAACAGGCGCGCCCGCTCGACCTGGCCGAGCGCCGGGAGTACGACCTGGCCTGGCAGCGAACCCAGTACGACGGCGGCTGGGCGGGCATCGCGTGGCCCACCGAGTACGGCGGGCGCGGGCTCGATCTGCTGGAGCAGATGATCTGGTACGAGGAGTACGCCCGTGCCGAGGCACCACCGCTGGGCACCTGCTTCGTGGGGCTCGCCCATGCCGGGCCCACGCTGATCAGCCGCGCGACGGCTGCGCAGAAGGCCGCGTACCTGCCTCCGATCCTGCGCGGCGAACACATCTGGTGCCAGGGATTCAGCGAGCCCGGCGCCGGATCCGACCTCGCCTCTCTCTCGACCCGCGCCGTCGTCGACGGAGACGACCTCGTCGTCAACGGCACCAAGATCTGGACCAGCTACGCGAGCGTCGCCGACTATCAGGAGCTGCTGGTCCGGACCGACCCGCAGGCGCCGAAACACCGCGGCATCAGCTGGGTCGTGTGCGACATGCGGTCCCCCGGAATCACCATCCGTCCCATCCCGACGCTCAACGGCGAACTGGATTTCTGCGAAGTCTTCTACGACGACGTCCGGATTCCGCTGGCGAACGTGGTGGGCGAGATCAACGCGGGCTGGTCGGTGGCGATGTCGACGCTGTCGTTCGAGCGCGGCACCGCGTTCATGGCCGAGCAGATCGAGCTCGCCCGGCAAGTCGAGGACTTGCTCGACGCGGCCCGGGTGCTTCCCGGCCCGGACGGCGCACGCCCCGCGATCTCCGACGACGGCATCGCGCGCGAGCTGGCCAGGGTCCGCGCCGAAGTCGCGTCGCTACGGGCGATGACGTACCTCGGCATCTCCCGGATCGCGCGCAGCGGAGCGCCGGGTCCGGAGGGCTCGATGCTGCGGTACCACTACAGCACCGTGTGGCAGCGCGTCTACCGGCTGGCGATGGACGTCGTCGGCGACGGCGCCGTGCTCGGCGGTCGCGACGGCGACGGCCGGTGGACCCATGCCTACCTCAACAGCCTGCGTTCGACCATCGCCGCGGGCACCAAGGACATCCAGCGCACGATCATCGCGGAGCGGGTCCTCGGCCTGCCCCGCGCGAGCTGA
- a CDS encoding acyl-CoA dehydrogenase family protein, which translates to MDLLPDVEERQIVDAIGAFLDDRLPLDRVRAHNDEPGDARPVSRAAWAGFAELGLFGLGLSEEAGGAGYGIAEELLVARELGRRLTPGPVVSTVLAAHLAAAAGNTALVAELTGDDAPAALAEPFRDPRARGGAAVSGRFLVSDRPGARYVLAVVESDFALLRAADLPPTTLVQGLDRGVRLTLADLDGARPVVHGRYPALRWRAEVLTAATSCGVAEAARDRSVAYAGTRRQFGRPIGAFQAVAHRCAEMGVRCESATAQTIYAGLVLAEGREDAAFQAAAAKLVATAAAVDNAADDVQNHGGMGFTDESGAHLFLRRARLLEHRFGAGPVHAGRLLTEPAPG; encoded by the coding sequence ATGGATCTGCTTCCCGACGTCGAAGAACGACAGATCGTCGACGCCATCGGCGCGTTCCTCGACGATCGCCTGCCGCTCGATCGGGTGCGGGCGCACAACGACGAGCCCGGTGACGCTCGTCCCGTCAGCCGAGCCGCGTGGGCGGGGTTCGCCGAGCTGGGCCTGTTCGGGCTGGGCCTGAGCGAGGAGGCAGGCGGCGCAGGCTACGGGATCGCCGAAGAGCTGCTGGTGGCCCGCGAGCTCGGGCGGCGCCTCACTCCCGGCCCGGTCGTATCCACGGTGCTGGCAGCACACCTCGCGGCGGCGGCGGGGAACACCGCCCTGGTGGCGGAGCTGACGGGCGACGACGCCCCGGCCGCCCTCGCGGAGCCCTTCCGGGATCCGCGCGCTCGCGGCGGCGCCGCGGTGAGCGGCCGGTTCCTGGTGTCCGACCGGCCCGGCGCCCGCTACGTGCTGGCCGTCGTGGAGTCCGACTTCGCGCTGCTGCGCGCTGCGGACCTGCCTCCGACGACCCTGGTGCAGGGGCTCGACCGCGGTGTGCGGCTGACGCTGGCCGATCTCGACGGCGCCCGGCCGGTGGTGCACGGCCGCTATCCGGCACTGCGGTGGCGTGCGGAAGTACTGACCGCGGCGACGTCGTGCGGCGTCGCCGAGGCCGCACGGGACCGCTCGGTGGCGTACGCCGGCACCCGCCGTCAGTTCGGCCGGCCGATCGGCGCGTTCCAAGCCGTCGCCCACCGGTGCGCCGAGATGGGCGTTCGCTGCGAGTCCGCGACGGCGCAGACCATCTATGCCGGGCTCGTGCTGGCTGAAGGACGGGAGGACGCCGCGTTCCAGGCCGCCGCCGCCAAGCTGGTCGCCACCGCCGCCGCGGTCGACAACGCCGCGGACGACGTGCAGAACCACGGCGGAATGGGATTCACCGACGAGAGCGGCGCACACCTGTTCCTGCGTCGTGCCCGGCTGCTGGAGCACCGGTTCGGAGCCGGCCCGGTGCACGCCGGACGGCTGCTGACCGAGCCGGCTCCCGGCTGA
- a CDS encoding SDR family oxidoreductase: MAGRVALVTGGGTGLGLGIARELAREGAHVVLASRRAEHLEAGVRVITEDGGSASARVVDIRDADAVQALVADVVDAHGRLDVLVNNAAGNFVVPAEDYTPNGWRTIVDIVLTGTFLCSWAAARHWIARGYGGSIINIVSTHIYSGCPGVAASAAAKAGVANLTQTLAVEWGAHGIRVNAIAPGVFPNPTVQAQMHAEESLDAARERAARTVPLGRAGEVHELGRAAVFLASDDAAYVTGHTLVVDGGNWLRRGHLMPEYQTVPQQMVARGLR, translated from the coding sequence ATGGCGGGCCGGGTAGCGCTGGTCACCGGCGGCGGAACCGGCCTGGGGCTCGGTATCGCCCGCGAGTTGGCGAGGGAAGGCGCACATGTGGTCCTCGCCTCCCGGCGCGCCGAACATCTGGAGGCCGGGGTCCGGGTGATCACCGAGGACGGTGGATCCGCGAGTGCCCGCGTGGTCGACATCCGCGACGCCGATGCGGTGCAGGCACTGGTCGCCGACGTGGTGGACGCCCACGGCAGGCTGGACGTGCTGGTCAACAACGCCGCGGGCAACTTCGTGGTGCCGGCCGAGGACTACACCCCCAACGGCTGGCGGACGATCGTCGACATCGTCCTGACCGGGACTTTCCTGTGTTCCTGGGCCGCTGCGCGGCACTGGATCGCGCGGGGGTACGGCGGCTCGATCATCAACATCGTGTCGACGCACATCTACAGCGGCTGCCCCGGCGTGGCCGCGTCGGCTGCGGCCAAGGCCGGCGTCGCCAACCTCACCCAGACGCTGGCCGTCGAGTGGGGCGCGCACGGTATCCGGGTCAACGCGATCGCACCCGGCGTCTTTCCGAACCCCACGGTGCAGGCGCAGATGCACGCGGAGGAGTCGCTCGACGCTGCCCGCGAGCGAGCGGCGCGTACGGTGCCGCTCGGCCGGGCGGGTGAGGTCCACGAACTGGGCCGTGCCGCGGTGTTTCTGGCCTCCGACGACGCCGCCTACGTCACCGGTCACACCCTCGTGGTCGACGGGGGCAACTGGCTGCGCCGCGGCCACCTGATGCCGGAATACCAGACGGTCCCCCAGCAGATGGTGGCGCGCGGGCTCCGCTGA
- a CDS encoding aldehyde dehydrogenase family protein yields MTATLSRSAAAERFRDRPGRLLIDGELVDAARGERFTVIDPTTEEELGQVARAGTEDVDRAVTAARAAFADRRWSGLPRARREAVLHRLADLVEGATAELAALDVLENGMPLAFAQYEIGSAVAMIRYFAGWPTKVESTVLATDDPIFGYTRREPVGVCAGIAPWNAPVTNPLLKIVPALACGNTVIAKPAEQTPLTAVRIAELCLEAGIPPGVVNVLQGPGDVGAALVAHPGVDKIAFTGSTATGKLIQREAAATLKRVTLELGGKSPNILFADADLEAAIPGALMAVFANSGQVCFAGTRLFVERPIHDAVVEALAAGSAQMVVGDGFDPATQLGPLVSAAQFDRVRGYIEAGVAGGATLAHGGDRVGDRGYFVRPTVFAGADNTMRIAREEIFGPVVTVIPFDDESEVLRLADDTNFGLGAGVWTRDLSRAHRVAASLRAGVVWVNTYGDLSATVPFGGFKQSGIGREFGTAALDAYTEHKSVLVKL; encoded by the coding sequence ATGACCGCTACCCTGTCCCGCTCCGCCGCCGCCGAACGCTTCCGGGACCGGCCGGGCCGGCTGCTCATCGACGGTGAGCTCGTCGACGCCGCCCGCGGCGAGCGGTTCACCGTCATCGATCCCACCACCGAGGAGGAACTCGGCCAGGTCGCCAGGGCCGGCACCGAGGACGTCGACCGCGCCGTCACGGCCGCCCGGGCCGCCTTCGCCGACCGCCGGTGGAGCGGCCTGCCACGGGCCCGCCGCGAGGCGGTTCTCCACCGGCTGGCCGATCTGGTGGAAGGCGCCACTGCCGAGCTGGCCGCCCTCGACGTGCTCGAGAACGGCATGCCGCTCGCGTTCGCGCAGTACGAGATCGGCTCGGCCGTGGCGATGATCCGGTACTTCGCCGGGTGGCCGACGAAGGTGGAGAGCACCGTGCTCGCCACCGACGACCCGATCTTCGGTTACACCCGCCGGGAGCCGGTCGGCGTGTGCGCGGGCATCGCCCCGTGGAACGCTCCGGTGACCAATCCACTGCTGAAGATCGTCCCGGCACTGGCCTGCGGCAACACCGTGATCGCCAAGCCGGCTGAGCAGACACCCCTGACTGCCGTCCGGATCGCCGAACTGTGCCTGGAGGCCGGGATACCCCCGGGGGTGGTCAACGTCCTCCAGGGACCGGGCGACGTGGGCGCCGCGCTCGTCGCGCACCCCGGCGTCGACAAGATCGCCTTCACCGGCTCCACGGCGACCGGCAAGCTGATCCAGCGCGAGGCGGCCGCGACGTTGAAGCGGGTGACCCTGGAGCTGGGCGGGAAGAGCCCCAACATCCTCTTCGCCGACGCCGACCTCGAGGCGGCGATCCCCGGCGCGCTGATGGCCGTCTTCGCGAACTCCGGGCAGGTCTGCTTCGCCGGAACCCGGCTGTTCGTGGAACGCCCCATCCACGACGCCGTCGTCGAGGCGCTCGCGGCGGGCTCGGCGCAGATGGTGGTCGGCGACGGGTTCGATCCGGCGACGCAGCTCGGTCCGCTCGTGTCCGCCGCGCAGTTCGACCGCGTGCGGGGCTACATCGAGGCCGGTGTCGCGGGCGGGGCCACCCTCGCCCACGGCGGCGACCGGGTCGGCGACCGGGGGTACTTCGTGCGGCCGACCGTCTTCGCCGGCGCCGACAACACGATGCGCATCGCCCGCGAGGAGATCTTCGGCCCCGTCGTCACCGTGATCCCGTTCGACGACGAGTCCGAGGTCCTGCGACTGGCCGACGACACCAACTTCGGTCTCGGCGCGGGTGTCTGGACACGGGACCTCTCGCGTGCCCACCGGGTCGCGGCGTCGCTGCGGGCCGGAGTGGTCTGGGTCAACACCTACGGGGACCTCTCCGCCACCGTTCCGTTCGGTGGGTTCAAGCAGTCGGGGATCGGGCGGGAGTTCGGCACCGCCGCGCTCGACGCCTACACCGAGCACAAGAGCGTCCTGGTCAAGCTGTGA